One Archocentrus centrarchus isolate MPI-CPG fArcCen1 chromosome 10, fArcCen1, whole genome shotgun sequence genomic region harbors:
- the LOC115787054 gene encoding phosphoethanolamine N-methyltransferase 3-like isoform X2 has product MTEFWKEHSKAATVEEMMLDSRAKELTQHELQEILNMLPSLEGCKVLELGAGIGRYTRHLLTRAAHVTAVDFMESFIEKNRQENGHHSNGTFLQADVTKLDFPQNSIDFIFSNWLLMYLSDEELNSVMEKMLTWLKPGGFLFFRESCNHQSGDCKRDFNPTCYRTEAQYSHITSTVQVEEPKEGRKFGFDIVLKRSVQTYVKMKNNPNQICWLLQKVSRSSNSQNGFKTFQQFLDNQQYTRRGILRYEKMFGAGYVSTGGPSTTKEFVDLLNLKPGQKVLDVGCGIGGGDFYMAKTFGVEVLGLDLSDNMVEIAVEKAKAENLPSVQFEVADATKRTFPEGSFDVIYSRDTILHIDDKLALFKRFHSWLKPGGQLLISDYCCGKKPWTPAFEAYVKQRCYVLYTPSDYGKFIQEAGFCNVRAEDRTAQFIQVIKTELQRAEAIKEEFIKEFSEEDYFAIVNGWKEKLERSNSGDQRWGLFHATRD; this is encoded by the exons ATGACGGAGTTTTGGAAGGAGCACTCTAAGGCTGCCACAGTGGAGGAGATGATGCTGGATTCCCGTGCCAAAGAACTGACTCAGCATGAGCTACAAGAGATCCTCAACATGCTGCCTAGTCTGGAGGGATGCAAAGTGCTGGAGCTGGGAGCAGGAATTGG TCGTTACACCAGGCACCTGCTGACCAGGGCAGCCCATGTGACAGCTGTGGACTTCATGGAAAGTTTTATTGAGAAGAACAGGCAGGAAAATGGCCACCACAGCAATGGTACCTTCCTCCAAGCTGATGTCACGAAGCTGGATTTCCCCCAAAACAG tATTGACTTCATTTTCTCCAACTGGCTGCTGATGTATTTGAGTGACGAGGAGCTGAACTCTGTTATGGAAAAAATGCTTACCTGGCTAAAACCtggaggttttctttttttcagagagTCCTGCAACCACCAATCAG GTGACTGCAAGAGGGACTTCAACCCCACCTGCTACCGTACTGAGGCGCAATACAGCCACATCACATCAACAGTTCAAGTGGAAGAGCCAAAAGAAGGCCGCAAGTTTGGTTTCGACATTGTCTTGAAAAGAAGTGTTCAAACCTACGTTAAG ATGAAAAACAATCCAAATCAAATCTGCTGGCTGCTACAGAAGGTCTCTCGCTCCTCAAACAGCCAGAATGGATTCAAAACCTTCCAGCAGTTCCTGGATAACCAGCAGTACACCAGACGTGGCATCCTGCGCTATGAGAAGATGTTTGGGGCTGGTTACGTCAGCACAGGTGGACCCAGCACCACCAAG GAGTTTGTGGACCTGCTGAACCTGAAGCCAGGACAGAAGGTTTTGGATGTTGGTTGTGGCATTGGCGGAGGAGACTTCTACATGGCAAAG ACTTTTGGAGTGGAAGTGCTCGGCCTCGATCTGTCAGACAACATGGTGGAAATTGCAGTGGAGAAAGCGAAAGCTGAGAATCTTCCATCA GTGCAGTTTGAGGTGGCTGATGCTACCAAAAGAACGTTTCCAGAAGGTTCTTTTGACGTGATCTACAGCAGAGACACAATCCTGCACATAGATGATAAACTGGCCCTCTTCAAACGCTTCCAT TCATGGTTAAAGCCAGGTGGGCAGTTGCTTATCAGTGACTACTGCTGCGGGAAGAAGCCCTGGACACCAGCATTCGAGGCCTATGTCAAACAGAGATGCTATGTCCTCTACACACCCTCAGATTATGGCAAG TTCATTCAGGAGGCCGGTTTCTGCAACGTTCGAGCCGAAGATCGCACAGCCCAGTTCATCCAAGTGATTAagacagagctgcagagagcaGAGGCCATCAAAGAAGAATTTATTAAG GAATTTTCTGAAGAAGACTATTTTGCAATAGTGAATGGATGGAAAGAAAAACTGGAACGTTCCAACAGTGGAGACCAAAGATGGGGCCTTTTTCACGCCACAAGGGACTGA
- the LOC115787054 gene encoding phosphoethanolamine N-methyltransferase 3-like isoform X1 — MDKVRGNMTEFWKEHSKAATVEEMMLDSRAKELTQHELQEILNMLPSLEGCKVLELGAGIGRYTRHLLTRAAHVTAVDFMESFIEKNRQENGHHSNGTFLQADVTKLDFPQNSIDFIFSNWLLMYLSDEELNSVMEKMLTWLKPGGFLFFRESCNHQSGDCKRDFNPTCYRTEAQYSHITSTVQVEEPKEGRKFGFDIVLKRSVQTYVKMKNNPNQICWLLQKVSRSSNSQNGFKTFQQFLDNQQYTRRGILRYEKMFGAGYVSTGGPSTTKEFVDLLNLKPGQKVLDVGCGIGGGDFYMAKTFGVEVLGLDLSDNMVEIAVEKAKAENLPSVQFEVADATKRTFPEGSFDVIYSRDTILHIDDKLALFKRFHSWLKPGGQLLISDYCCGKKPWTPAFEAYVKQRCYVLYTPSDYGKFIQEAGFCNVRAEDRTAQFIQVIKTELQRAEAIKEEFIKEFSEEDYFAIVNGWKEKLERSNSGDQRWGLFHATRD, encoded by the exons ATGGACAAAG TTCGTGGCAATATGACGGAGTTTTGGAAGGAGCACTCTAAGGCTGCCACAGTGGAGGAGATGATGCTGGATTCCCGTGCCAAAGAACTGACTCAGCATGAGCTACAAGAGATCCTCAACATGCTGCCTAGTCTGGAGGGATGCAAAGTGCTGGAGCTGGGAGCAGGAATTGG TCGTTACACCAGGCACCTGCTGACCAGGGCAGCCCATGTGACAGCTGTGGACTTCATGGAAAGTTTTATTGAGAAGAACAGGCAGGAAAATGGCCACCACAGCAATGGTACCTTCCTCCAAGCTGATGTCACGAAGCTGGATTTCCCCCAAAACAG tATTGACTTCATTTTCTCCAACTGGCTGCTGATGTATTTGAGTGACGAGGAGCTGAACTCTGTTATGGAAAAAATGCTTACCTGGCTAAAACCtggaggttttctttttttcagagagTCCTGCAACCACCAATCAG GTGACTGCAAGAGGGACTTCAACCCCACCTGCTACCGTACTGAGGCGCAATACAGCCACATCACATCAACAGTTCAAGTGGAAGAGCCAAAAGAAGGCCGCAAGTTTGGTTTCGACATTGTCTTGAAAAGAAGTGTTCAAACCTACGTTAAG ATGAAAAACAATCCAAATCAAATCTGCTGGCTGCTACAGAAGGTCTCTCGCTCCTCAAACAGCCAGAATGGATTCAAAACCTTCCAGCAGTTCCTGGATAACCAGCAGTACACCAGACGTGGCATCCTGCGCTATGAGAAGATGTTTGGGGCTGGTTACGTCAGCACAGGTGGACCCAGCACCACCAAG GAGTTTGTGGACCTGCTGAACCTGAAGCCAGGACAGAAGGTTTTGGATGTTGGTTGTGGCATTGGCGGAGGAGACTTCTACATGGCAAAG ACTTTTGGAGTGGAAGTGCTCGGCCTCGATCTGTCAGACAACATGGTGGAAATTGCAGTGGAGAAAGCGAAAGCTGAGAATCTTCCATCA GTGCAGTTTGAGGTGGCTGATGCTACCAAAAGAACGTTTCCAGAAGGTTCTTTTGACGTGATCTACAGCAGAGACACAATCCTGCACATAGATGATAAACTGGCCCTCTTCAAACGCTTCCAT TCATGGTTAAAGCCAGGTGGGCAGTTGCTTATCAGTGACTACTGCTGCGGGAAGAAGCCCTGGACACCAGCATTCGAGGCCTATGTCAAACAGAGATGCTATGTCCTCTACACACCCTCAGATTATGGCAAG TTCATTCAGGAGGCCGGTTTCTGCAACGTTCGAGCCGAAGATCGCACAGCCCAGTTCATCCAAGTGATTAagacagagctgcagagagcaGAGGCCATCAAAGAAGAATTTATTAAG GAATTTTCTGAAGAAGACTATTTTGCAATAGTGAATGGATGGAAAGAAAAACTGGAACGTTCCAACAGTGGAGACCAAAGATGGGGCCTTTTTCACGCCACAAGGGACTGA